From Halorubrum salinarum, the proteins below share one genomic window:
- a CDS encoding helix-hairpin-helix domain-containing protein — MSTVIYVAGVGVAAIGWILDSLATVLPVVSGWGDVLLSFVTWPFDLPVWQSVVIATVLFVTALNIVESGTSTTGDGSDTPDADGIPNVEELPGVGEHKADTLRDAGYKDAEDILTATKAELTEVDGIGTALAARLTTTVTERYGDRKGDSPKTHGTTSSPSEDSNDETTAHESTGTAHTDREKTRLVAGLELTCDRIETLVETDEVSEANERIPATRAAVSQTRDALTTLSSDRDLRLRVNDVEDRLDAVPTEAEAQYHELVTDGDEHVTAAQEAVETGEIEAGLEACENAHAVYRSARQIGETANEQWFTEEKAALDGRITSVEALTDRLEYEREVQQAEATIDTLTQRVSSLKETSELQEAEDVIQSIVDDGNNALDRLPDDITAPELERRVAHLREQVTEFEAVAEHLAAQSASTPSHTPTEPGSETASSTSEETRDTVDSPATATDDREDKKSTTSERSSDAVRDTEGPRSVVRTAAGIEETPQHTAPVVLRIREQLTEDGRRHVFRAETSDGESVQLDVWNRHLSEFNWEPGAWYAFEKVRGQQWTVNGESGVTVSTTPDVTVTQRDSAPDADVTAG, encoded by the coding sequence ATGAGTACGGTGATTTACGTTGCGGGCGTGGGAGTTGCTGCGATTGGTTGGATCTTGGATAGTTTAGCAACTGTTCTTCCGGTCGTGTCAGGATGGGGTGACGTGTTGTTATCGTTCGTAACCTGGCCATTCGATCTTCCGGTGTGGCAATCGGTTGTGATAGCGACAGTCCTGTTTGTTACTGCGCTCAATATCGTTGAGAGCGGAACGTCAACGACCGGTGACGGATCCGACACTCCAGACGCTGATGGGATACCAAACGTCGAAGAGCTCCCCGGAGTTGGCGAGCACAAAGCAGATACGTTGCGCGATGCCGGGTACAAGGATGCTGAAGATATTCTCACAGCAACGAAAGCGGAACTAACGGAGGTAGATGGTATCGGAACAGCGCTCGCTGCAAGACTCACAACAACGGTTACAGAGAGGTACGGAGACCGCAAGGGAGATTCACCGAAAACGCATGGCACTACATCGTCGCCAAGCGAAGATTCGAATGACGAAACAACGGCTCACGAATCCACCGGGACAGCACATACCGACCGTGAAAAAACCCGGTTAGTAGCCGGGCTTGAGCTGACGTGCGACCGGATCGAAACACTAGTTGAAACCGACGAGGTCAGCGAAGCAAACGAACGAATTCCAGCAACGCGTGCTGCGGTAAGCCAGACCCGAGACGCGCTCACCACGCTATCAAGTGACCGTGATTTGCGGTTGCGTGTGAACGACGTTGAAGACCGGTTAGACGCGGTTCCGACGGAAGCCGAAGCGCAGTATCACGAGCTCGTCACTGATGGCGACGAGCACGTCACAGCCGCGCAGGAGGCAGTCGAAACCGGGGAAATCGAGGCGGGGCTGGAAGCGTGTGAGAACGCACATGCTGTGTATCGGTCGGCTCGACAAATAGGGGAGACAGCGAACGAACAGTGGTTCACGGAGGAGAAGGCGGCGTTGGACGGCCGGATTACGTCGGTTGAGGCGCTCACGGACCGGCTTGAATATGAACGGGAGGTACAGCAAGCGGAAGCGACGATTGACACGTTGACACAGCGAGTTTCGTCACTCAAAGAGACATCCGAACTCCAGGAAGCTGAAGACGTCATCCAGTCCATCGTCGACGACGGGAACAACGCGCTCGACCGTCTTCCGGATGACATCACCGCGCCAGAACTAGAGCGGCGCGTCGCGCATCTGCGCGAGCAAGTCACTGAATTTGAAGCCGTCGCCGAGCATCTCGCGGCGCAATCCGCGTCCACACCGTCGCACACACCTACTGAGCCGGGGAGTGAAACGGCGTCATCAACGAGTGAGGAGACCCGTGATACCGTAGATTCACCGGCGACAGCAACGGATGACCGCGAAGACAAGAAATCGACAACGTCGGAACGATCGAGCGACGCAGTGCGTGACACGGAGGGGCCGCGTTCAGTTGTGCGGACCGCAGCCGGTATCGAAGAGACGCCACAGCACACCGCCCCAGTCGTGTTACGGATTCGAGAACAGTTGACGGAAGACGGCCGCCGACACGTGTTCCGCGCGGAGACGAGCGACGGCGAGTCAGTGCAACTCGACGTGTGGAACCGGCATCTCAGTGAGTTTAACTGGGAACCGGGCGCGTGGTACGCGTTCGAGAAGGTGCGCGGCCAGCAGTGGACGGTGAACGGTGAGTCAGGCGTAACCGTCAGCACGACACCAGACGTGACCGTCACGCAGCGCGATTCGGCACCTGACGCTGACGTGACGGCCGGGTAG
- a CDS encoding transcription initiation factor IIB family protein: MSEEFIEEIDDILSDVLSDVDSTSPAEIEQNITFGQSVSAERQTAIVDGRINQLAAELDVPEAAVDLAKSLRDQYRNQRGDLIGTALELVAASCLYCAVKVTEVPLDPTDFVAADDTVVTRKALLRRSKDIASTVGLDPSAFFGSEHYVDRYCDALDVTDAVNERAREIIEITEESGLSSGKSPSGWAAAAVYNACLDVGEKRTQQELSRVANVSEVTIRNRYQEQRAELRQVDSLPSDPVGVINHVVDASGVDNPTRELAELLIREARSEQYPVDADATLWGLAALRRASQLTDGDVKLKTLSQHIDEDSDAIKSRASGLQSVITQAELDEFRATHVQ; encoded by the coding sequence ATGAGTGAGGAGTTCATCGAAGAGATTGACGACATTCTCTCAGATGTACTCAGCGACGTCGATTCTACATCACCTGCAGAGATTGAACAGAACATCACGTTCGGACAGTCGGTGTCTGCTGAGCGGCAAACAGCGATCGTAGATGGCCGGATCAACCAGTTAGCGGCTGAGTTAGATGTTCCCGAGGCGGCCGTCGATCTTGCGAAATCCCTGCGCGATCAGTACCGTAACCAGCGCGGAGACCTCATCGGGACCGCGCTCGAATTAGTCGCCGCCTCGTGCTTGTACTGCGCGGTCAAAGTCACGGAAGTCCCGTTGGATCCGACTGATTTCGTCGCTGCTGACGATACCGTTGTCACGCGGAAAGCACTGCTTCGCCGTTCGAAAGATATTGCGAGTACCGTCGGACTCGATCCGTCTGCGTTCTTTGGCAGCGAACACTACGTGGACCGGTACTGCGACGCGCTTGACGTGACTGACGCAGTCAACGAGCGTGCACGGGAAATCATCGAAATCACCGAAGAGTCCGGGTTGTCCAGCGGGAAAAGCCCGTCCGGGTGGGCCGCTGCCGCCGTGTACAACGCGTGTCTCGACGTCGGGGAGAAGCGAACGCAACAGGAACTCAGCCGTGTAGCGAACGTCTCCGAAGTAACGATCAGAAACCGGTATCAGGAACAGCGCGCGGAGCTGCGACAGGTAGATTCGCTCCCATCGGACCCAGTTGGCGTCATCAACCACGTTGTAGATGCGAGCGGAGTTGACAATCCTACGCGGGAACTAGCTGAACTCCTTATCCGGGAGGCACGCAGCGAACAGTACCCTGTCGACGCCGACGCGACACTGTGGGGATTAGCTGCACTGCGCCGCGCATCTCAGCTCACGGACGGGGATGTCAAGCTCAAAACTCTGTCACAGCATATCGACGAAGATTCAGATGCGATTAAATCTCGTGCTTCTGGTCTACAGTCTGTCATTACACAGGCAGAGTTAGATGAGTTCCGAGCGACTCATGTACAGTAA
- a CDS encoding metallophosphoesterase family protein, producing the protein MCVTRFLHLADIHLGRQQYGVPQRATDAKLSFQHALSQVSAEDADAILLPGDLFDSRDVRPETLASVEDVLADVEVPVIVSPGNHDQNMSRRRDLTWLQYLNNKGLITLLSADFADDRASFAPTDVESSREGGGGYVDLETDEGTVRVFGVQYRGAYMERQISAVVDGIEAVNAAEGEPAATVVLAHFGVDDAVPDLGATVSVASLTPLMDAVDYVALGHIHKRYEVENVYNPGSLEAFSVQEGRWDDAHGYYVVDAADWSADHRVSKRRPYVTVEFDVSGYRTFDDLRAAFEDAVRDEQGRVERVCGKVEFQAGDGSRRDPIVNLRLTGTLLLDHVAFDVDALRDIAEETLEALYVQPTDNTERKAIQELLGDIDRDEAFAADGTVNTDALQERVFTTLAEESRYSTAADDVASTLDELEGLVTEDGAGVGEAASYLRERRRELFPDGVGEPGETNEAAAAEGGEAE; encoded by the coding sequence ATGTGTGTGACGCGATTCCTCCATTTGGCGGATATTCATCTCGGTCGGCAGCAGTACGGCGTACCGCAGCGAGCGACTGATGCGAAACTCTCGTTCCAGCACGCGCTGTCGCAAGTTTCGGCTGAGGATGCCGACGCAATACTACTCCCGGGCGACTTGTTCGACAGTCGGGACGTGCGGCCGGAGACGCTCGCCTCGGTAGAAGACGTGCTCGCGGACGTCGAGGTGCCGGTGATCGTGAGTCCGGGGAATCACGATCAGAACATGAGTCGCCGACGGGATTTGACGTGGCTACAGTATCTGAATAACAAGGGACTGATCACGTTGTTGTCGGCTGATTTCGCTGATGACCGCGCGTCGTTCGCTCCGACTGACGTGGAGTCTTCGCGGGAGGGTGGCGGCGGGTACGTTGATTTGGAGACGGACGAGGGGACGGTTCGCGTGTTCGGTGTTCAGTACCGGGGTGCGTACATGGAACGCCAGATCTCGGCCGTCGTGGACGGGATCGAAGCCGTGAACGCGGCTGAAGGGGAGCCGGCGGCGACGGTGGTGTTGGCGCATTTCGGTGTGGATGATGCGGTGCCGGATCTGGGTGCGACGGTGTCGGTCGCGTCGTTGACGCCGCTGATGGACGCGGTGGATTACGTGGCGCTCGGCCACATTCACAAGCGGTACGAGGTGGAGAACGTGTACAATCCGGGGAGCTTGGAAGCGTTCTCGGTACAGGAGGGGCGGTGGGACGACGCGCACGGGTACTACGTTGTGGATGCGGCCGACTGGTCGGCGGATCACCGCGTGTCGAAGCGACGGCCGTACGTGACGGTCGAGTTCGACGTGTCGGGGTACCGGACGTTCGACGATCTCCGCGCAGCGTTCGAGGACGCGGTGCGTGACGAACAAGGCAGGGTTGAGCGCGTGTGTGGTAAGGTGGAGTTCCAGGCGGGTGACGGGTCGCGTCGTGATCCGATTGTGAACCTGCGGTTGACGGGGACGCTGTTGCTCGATCACGTCGCGTTCGACGTCGATGCGTTACGAGACATCGCAGAGGAGACGCTGGAGGCGTTGTACGTACAGCCGACGGATAACACGGAGCGGAAAGCGATTCAGGAGCTGCTCGGGGATATCGATCGTGACGAGGCGTTCGCGGCTGACGGGACGGTGAACACGGACGCGTTACAGGAACGCGTGTTCACGACGCTCGCTGAGGAGTCGCGGTACAGTACCGCCGCAGACGACGTTGCGTCGACGCTTGACGAACTGGAGGGACTCGTCACTGAGGACGGTGCCGGTGTCGGTGAGGCGGCGTCGTACTTGCGAGAGCGCCGTCGGGAATTGTTCCCGGACGGCGTCGGCGAGCCAGGAGAAACGAACGAAGCGGCCGCCGCTGAAGGAGGTGAGGCGGAGTGA
- a CDS encoding AAA family ATPase gives MTVVIESVTLEDFKSYADRTTIELGDGVTAIVGENGSGKSTVQEAIGFALFDTHPFDNQDRLVRDGENSGHVEVTFRVVETGEVYTVRRWAGRYKFDVLDANGDALGLDTGSAIKEWVAEKIGVDDADDLSEVWERSVGVPQTNFLADFTQSEKERVDTFDPLFDIERYREAYKSLSGLQSEFDEEISEKSEEVSELRGELNDLPAVESEVEGLEDELREYEADIATIEHRVAVLQSNRAALEEVESALDEKRSELESLEETKIPAAEQQLEQAEETLEDAEAAVETLSNVEDEYEAHREAESERERLEEEIEERDELVGERDEIQGEIDRKRAEAEQKKEDVETATKAEQRLEELESDVEEYRELEEEVSDLEDDVERIAAIDEEISQHEAEISDLGDEISDLEDEIEAAEAQRDEAEELDTLREEQRELSVERESLENEVEELEAQNEELNDIDVGDASDVPCPTCDRPITAEHRDSVMEENTARIEEIESSEFPEIDARLDELSGEIDDAEAAADAVSEIPGYESEIADLEEEIASIESTIEELRSERSDLEARTEDLPEKQRRLEELDGVKEEYTRAKTRYEDNKSAESELECIQDRIEKLETEVAELDEEIASYGDLDSELEAVKETLAETREGYETYLAKEDEAKKRDERAEAVEEARSELESLQSRAEDVRDEINELDSEFDEERLGALESDIDAFETEKDRLSGKRETVEENLSGKQSKLDDLYEKQSEKEALEAEITELERDKRFAGWSRNTLQQGAADLRELITTEIGHRANEVFQQLRGNPTETLVWDKTYNLRVRVKGQDKPFDSLSGGEKMAAALAVRLAILERLASVGMAFLDEPTANLDTEKKQNLVNQLESLEGLGQLTVVSHDRTFEAMTERAVVLEKDETDEVTRVVSQ, from the coding sequence GTGACGGTCGTTATCGAGTCGGTGACGTTAGAGGATTTCAAGAGTTACGCGGACCGGACGACGATCGAGCTCGGCGACGGCGTCACGGCGATCGTCGGGGAGAACGGGTCGGGGAAAAGCACGGTACAGGAAGCAATCGGGTTCGCGTTATTCGACACGCACCCGTTCGACAATCAAGACCGCCTCGTGCGAGATGGCGAGAATTCCGGGCACGTCGAAGTGACGTTCCGGGTCGTCGAGACGGGTGAGGTGTACACAGTGCGGCGCTGGGCCGGGCGGTACAAGTTCGACGTGCTCGATGCGAACGGGGACGCGCTCGGACTGGACACCGGGTCGGCGATCAAAGAGTGGGTCGCGGAGAAAATCGGCGTAGACGACGCGGACGACCTATCGGAAGTGTGGGAGCGGAGCGTCGGGGTGCCGCAGACGAATTTCCTCGCGGACTTCACGCAAAGCGAGAAGGAGCGCGTGGACACGTTCGACCCGTTGTTCGACATCGAGCGGTACCGGGAGGCGTACAAGTCGCTGAGTGGCCTACAGAGCGAATTCGATGAGGAGATCAGCGAGAAAAGCGAGGAGGTCAGTGAACTCCGTGGCGAACTGAATGACTTGCCGGCCGTCGAATCGGAGGTCGAGGGGTTAGAAGACGAACTGCGAGAGTACGAAGCAGACATTGCGACGATTGAACACCGTGTGGCGGTGTTACAGTCGAACCGTGCGGCGCTTGAGGAGGTCGAGTCCGCGCTTGATGAGAAGCGAAGCGAGTTGGAATCACTTGAGGAGACCAAGATCCCTGCCGCAGAGCAGCAACTCGAACAAGCCGAGGAGACGCTGGAGGACGCCGAAGCCGCAGTCGAGACGTTGTCCAACGTTGAAGATGAGTACGAGGCACACCGCGAGGCGGAGAGCGAGCGCGAACGGTTGGAAGAGGAAATCGAAGAGCGTGATGAGTTAGTCGGTGAGCGTGACGAGATTCAGGGGGAGATCGACCGGAAGCGGGCCGAGGCTGAGCAGAAAAAAGAGGACGTTGAGACCGCGACCAAGGCCGAACAGCGGCTCGAAGAGCTTGAGTCTGATGTCGAGGAGTATCGAGAGTTAGAGGAGGAGGTCTCGGATCTTGAGGATGACGTCGAACGGATCGCTGCGATCGACGAAGAGATTAGCCAGCACGAAGCCGAGATATCGGACTTGGGAGACGAAATATCGGACCTGGAGGACGAAATCGAGGCGGCTGAAGCGCAGCGCGATGAAGCCGAGGAACTCGATACGCTGCGTGAGGAGCAGCGTGAGTTGTCCGTTGAGCGGGAGTCGCTGGAAAACGAAGTGGAGGAGTTGGAAGCGCAAAACGAGGAGCTAAACGATATCGACGTTGGCGATGCGTCGGATGTGCCGTGCCCGACGTGCGATCGACCGATCACGGCGGAGCACCGTGATTCGGTGATGGAGGAGAACACGGCGCGGATCGAGGAAATCGAGTCGTCGGAATTCCCGGAGATTGACGCTCGGCTTGATGAGCTTAGCGGCGAGATCGATGACGCGGAGGCCGCGGCCGATGCGGTGTCTGAAATTCCTGGGTACGAATCCGAGATTGCCGACTTGGAGGAGGAGATCGCCAGCATCGAATCGACGATCGAGGAGCTGCGGAGCGAGCGGTCCGACCTCGAAGCACGTACAGAGGATCTCCCTGAGAAACAGCGTCGTCTCGAAGAGCTCGACGGTGTCAAGGAGGAGTATACGAGGGCCAAGACTCGGTACGAGGATAACAAGTCCGCCGAGTCAGAGTTGGAATGTATTCAGGACCGTATTGAGAAGTTAGAAACTGAAGTCGCGGAGCTTGATGAGGAGATCGCGTCGTACGGCGATCTTGATTCGGAGCTTGAGGCGGTGAAGGAGACGTTAGCAGAGACGAGAGAGGGATATGAAACATACCTCGCTAAAGAGGATGAGGCGAAGAAACGCGACGAGAGAGCGGAAGCGGTAGAGGAAGCGCGCTCCGAGTTAGAGAGCCTTCAATCGAGAGCAGAGGATGTCCGGGATGAAATCAATGAGTTGGACTCGGAGTTCGATGAGGAGCGATTAGGGGCGTTGGAGAGCGATATTGACGCGTTCGAAACGGAGAAAGATCGCCTGTCAGGCAAGCGAGAAACCGTTGAAGAGAATCTGAGTGGCAAGCAGAGCAAGCTGGATGACTTGTACGAGAAACAGTCGGAAAAAGAAGCGCTCGAAGCGGAGATCACTGAGTTAGAGCGCGACAAGCGGTTCGCTGGGTGGTCGCGGAATACGTTACAGCAGGGGGCGGCGGACCTTCGTGAGTTGATCACGACGGAGATCGGGCACCGAGCGAACGAGGTGTTTCAGCAGCTCCGCGGGAATCCGACGGAGACGCTGGTGTGGGATAAGACGTACAATCTCCGTGTCCGCGTGAAGGGGCAGGACAAGCCGTTCGATTCGCTGTCCGGCGGGGAGAAGATGGCGGCGGCGCTCGCGGTCCGGTTGGCGATTCTTGAACGGTTGGCGAGCGTCGGGATGGCGTTCCTTGACGAGCCGACGGCGAACCTGGACACGGAGAAGAAGCAGAACCTCGTGAATCAGTTGGAGTCGCTGGAGGGGCTCGGGCAGTTGACTGTGGTGAGTCACGACCGGACGTTCGAGGCGATGACTGAGCGCGCGGTCGTGCTCGAAAAAGACGAGACCGATGAGGTCACGCGGGTGGTGTCTCAGTAA
- a CDS encoding DNA double-strand break repair nuclease NurA — protein MPLYPERVAEQLEANKAEIHRFTHDDTRVVEVYRDRLRDAVTESQAAVRDAVGDDRDSYPGAVPTREWDAVSGPVVPFDASVPWDNHEAVNEFAADVLAGVSTVAADGSEIGPTREFTVPLGLVQTAWCRNGHSPSRDYEEDVSTRLLVPADLTEDRDDGRRYVDGQAPAHERYREEARTIIDCIERFTDVTPPPVVLYDGPLVPSFANTFAPDVRDEYYREPMAMVLAASEHHGVPVVGYTAGSGSTNLAKLLRRRYPDVLGDRPFVADSRILDPFIDHWGDRSQLFSNRQDGAVDALTTQYRGEEYAFWDDVLFAYLNVPGGDALDRVELPGWVLQDDRAEYVFDVVRAEAGVGRGYPEILQQADANAVLDTGAKNRFLALVQEFADEHDLPIEWDAKALSKERRRR, from the coding sequence ATGCCGTTGTACCCTGAACGCGTCGCCGAGCAACTGGAAGCGAACAAGGCGGAGATCCACCGGTTCACCCACGACGACACGCGCGTCGTCGAAGTGTACCGTGATCGGCTCCGCGACGCGGTGACGGAGTCGCAGGCGGCGGTTCGTGACGCGGTCGGTGATGACCGCGATTCGTACCCGGGTGCGGTCCCGACGCGCGAGTGGGATGCGGTGTCGGGCCCGGTCGTGCCGTTCGATGCGTCGGTGCCGTGGGATAATCACGAGGCGGTGAACGAGTTCGCGGCGGACGTGTTGGCCGGCGTGTCAACGGTGGCGGCGGACGGGTCGGAGATCGGGCCGACGCGCGAGTTCACCGTCCCGCTCGGCCTGGTGCAGACCGCGTGGTGTCGGAACGGGCACTCACCGTCCCGCGATTACGAGGAGGACGTCTCAACGCGGCTACTCGTCCCCGCGGACCTGACGGAGGACCGTGATGACGGGCGGCGGTACGTGGACGGGCAGGCACCGGCGCACGAACGGTACCGCGAGGAGGCGCGGACGATCATCGACTGCATCGAGCGGTTCACGGACGTGACGCCGCCGCCGGTCGTGTTGTACGACGGGCCGCTCGTCCCGTCGTTCGCCAACACGTTCGCGCCGGATGTCCGCGACGAGTATTACCGTGAGCCGATGGCGATGGTGTTGGCGGCGTCGGAACACCACGGCGTCCCGGTCGTCGGGTACACGGCCGGGAGCGGCAGCACGAACCTGGCGAAACTGCTGCGCCGGCGGTACCCGGACGTGCTGGGTGACCGGCCGTTTGTCGCGGACTCCCGGATCCTGGATCCGTTCATCGACCACTGGGGCGACCGGTCGCAGTTATTCAGTAACCGGCAGGACGGCGCGGTTGACGCGTTGACGACGCAGTACCGCGGCGAAGAGTACGCGTTCTGGGACGACGTGTTGTTCGCGTACCTCAACGTCCCCGGCGGAGACGCTCTCGATCGCGTCGAGCTTCCGGGGTGGGTGCTTCAGGACGACCGGGCGGAGTACGTGTTCGACGTCGTGCGGGCGGAAGCCGGGGTCGGCCGCGGGTACCCGGAGATACTTCAGCAGGCGGACGCCAACGCGGTGCTTGACACCGGGGCAAAAAACCGGTTCCTGGCGCTCGTACAGGAGTTCGCCGACGAACACGACTTACCGATCGAGTGGGACGCGAAAGCCCTCTCGAAGGAACGTCGCCGCCGATAA
- a CDS encoding ATP-binding protein → MTSDEHGLPSPPATRDVSALTGTPVGTVACPGDDPSEFEFIAPGDKGLRTGEFVAYNATVAGEQEAILARVTNTAQERGLPGEFLANPNVDPDEVAGALGVPTEDTELSRFTARTIGYFDEQISTFTNPRIQPQPGTRLQLAADAYLEAVLPSADWDSGSGTAHLGWLLNRPHGAANVHIPIDKFAATHLAILASTGSGKSYTASVLIEEMMRPASRAAMLVFDPHAEYDTLPEMRRDEHSHVFEGDDGYRPEVEIVTPDEITIPIPDLTYSDLLALLDGPSDRMRYVLNEAWRDLTDESNHITPQDIINKCEDIEGERSGTVDALAWRLNKSLNRDLFVPAARDELTDLVAPGQVTVLKLNRLSQSDQQMLAAALLRKLYEAREAATRGEDDAIDHPVFSLFEEGHRFAPDGDARSLGILRRILSEGRKFGFGVGIISQRPSKIDPDVLSQCGTQIIMQIQNPNDQQAIRTSVESAGEDVLDELPGLTPGQAVVAGDAMNTPVLMNVRERHTEHGADSPEATKEWKTAHDRLENEPAGVTDAYDDDGDVDETPL, encoded by the coding sequence ATGACGAGCGACGAACACGGCCTCCCGAGTCCGCCGGCGACGCGCGACGTGTCAGCGCTCACCGGGACGCCTGTCGGGACGGTCGCGTGCCCCGGAGACGACCCGTCGGAGTTCGAGTTCATCGCACCCGGCGACAAGGGGCTTCGCACCGGAGAATTCGTCGCGTACAACGCGACGGTCGCCGGCGAGCAGGAAGCGATCCTCGCTCGGGTGACGAACACGGCACAGGAACGCGGGTTACCGGGCGAGTTCCTGGCGAACCCGAATGTGGATCCGGATGAGGTCGCCGGTGCCCTCGGTGTCCCGACGGAGGACACGGAACTCAGCCGGTTCACGGCGCGAACGATCGGGTACTTCGACGAGCAGATATCGACGTTCACGAACCCGCGTATCCAACCGCAGCCGGGGACGCGACTCCAGCTCGCTGCCGACGCGTACTTGGAGGCCGTGCTGCCGAGCGCGGACTGGGACTCCGGAAGCGGCACGGCGCACCTCGGATGGCTGTTGAATCGACCGCATGGGGCCGCGAACGTACACATCCCGATCGATAAGTTCGCGGCGACGCACCTGGCGATCCTCGCATCGACCGGGAGCGGAAAATCCTACACGGCGAGCGTCCTGATCGAGGAGATGATGCGGCCGGCGTCGCGCGCCGCGATGCTGGTGTTCGACCCGCACGCGGAGTACGACACGCTCCCGGAGATGCGGCGCGACGAACACAGCCACGTGTTCGAAGGCGACGACGGGTACCGGCCCGAGGTGGAGATCGTCACACCCGACGAGATCACGATCCCGATTCCGGACCTCACGTACAGCGACTTGCTCGCGTTGCTCGACGGGCCGAGCGACCGGATGCGGTACGTGCTCAACGAAGCCTGGCGAGACCTGACCGACGAGAGCAACCACATCACGCCGCAAGACATCATCAACAAATGCGAGGACATCGAGGGAGAGCGCAGCGGGACGGTCGATGCGCTCGCGTGGCGGTTGAACAAGTCTTTGAACCGCGACTTGTTCGTCCCGGCAGCGCGCGACGAACTCACGGACCTCGTCGCCCCTGGGCAAGTCACGGTTCTCAAACTCAATCGACTGTCGCAGTCCGACCAGCAGATGCTTGCCGCGGCGTTGCTCCGGAAACTGTACGAGGCACGGGAAGCCGCGACGCGCGGTGAGGACGACGCGATCGACCACCCCGTTTTCTCGCTGTTCGAGGAGGGCCACCGGTTCGCCCCCGACGGGGACGCTCGGAGTCTCGGGATCCTCCGCCGGATCCTCTCGGAAGGCCGGAAGTTCGGGTTCGGAGTCGGTATCATCAGTCAACGCCCGTCGAAAATCGACCCGGACGTGTTGTCACAGTGCGGCACGCAGATCATCATGCAGATACAGAACCCGAACGACCAGCAGGCGATCCGCACGTCTGTCGAGAGCGCCGGCGAAGACGTACTCGATGAACTCCCCGGACTCACGCCCGGGCAAGCCGTCGTGGCAGGGGACGCGATGAACACGCCCGTCCTAATGAACGTCCGGGAACGCCACACCGAACACGGTGCCGATAGCCCCGAAGCGACAAAGGAGTGGAAAACGGCGCACGACCGACTCGAAAACGAACCAGCGGGTGTGACGGACGCATATGACGACGATGGCGATGTCGACGAAACTCCGCTGTAA